One genomic window of Xanthobacter dioxanivorans includes the following:
- a CDS encoding antibiotic biosynthesis monooxygenase family protein, which produces MIAVIFEVWPAEGQREVYLDLAARLRSELEQMDGFISVERFESLTEPGKMLSLSIWRDEEAVKAWRNLASHRRTQAAGRAGVFRDYRLRVAAVVRDYGMTERAEAPDDSRAVHRPKLAADPAF; this is translated from the coding sequence ATGATCGCCGTCATTTTCGAGGTGTGGCCCGCCGAGGGCCAGCGCGAGGTCTATCTGGACCTCGCCGCCCGCCTGCGCAGCGAGCTGGAGCAGATGGACGGCTTCATTTCCGTGGAGCGGTTCGAGAGCCTCACCGAGCCGGGAAAGATGCTGTCCCTTTCCATCTGGCGCGACGAGGAGGCGGTGAAGGCCTGGCGCAACCTCGCCTCCCACCGCCGGACACAGGCGGCAGGACGCGCGGGCGTGTTCCGCGACTATCGCCTGCGCGTGGCCGCCGTGGTGCGCGACTACGGGATGACCGAGCGCGCCGAGGCGCCCGACGACAGCCGCGCCGTCCATCGGCCGAAGCTCGCGGCCGATCCGGCCTTCTGA
- a CDS encoding CaiB/BaiF CoA transferase family protein, producing MPDTPPTPKGPLAGIRVVDLSRLAPGPYCTMLLADLGAEVIVVGGGRAGVAIPEFSRGKRHIALNLKAAGGRAALHALVKTADVLVEGFRPGVADRIGAGYGELSALNPRLVYCALTGFGQDGPRAKEAGHDITYLALSGVLGSMGPKDGPPEAPLNLVADFAGGSLVAAIGILAAVVEAKASGRGQFIDAAMMDGALSLMAMHLPLWRTPHWPARGDGLLGGGAPFYRTYACADGGYMAVGALERGFFETLWRTLGLGDAPDHMRRDLWPHIEQTLARTFAARTRAHWTDVFAGTDACVAPVLAPDEVWDEPHVAARHPGCGPERVPAVPRLSRTPALAGPLDLTDRTIEVLREIGLSDEAARAAAAPDDGEGRSGLAWPPELR from the coding sequence ATGCCCGACACGCCGCCCACCCCCAAAGGCCCCCTCGCCGGCATCCGCGTCGTCGACCTCTCCCGCCTCGCCCCCGGCCCCTATTGCACCATGCTGCTCGCCGACCTCGGCGCGGAGGTGATCGTGGTGGGCGGCGGGCGCGCCGGCGTGGCGATCCCGGAATTCTCACGGGGCAAGCGCCACATCGCTCTCAATTTGAAGGCCGCCGGGGGCCGGGCCGCCCTGCATGCGCTGGTGAAGACCGCCGACGTGCTGGTGGAAGGCTTCCGCCCCGGCGTCGCCGACCGCATCGGCGCGGGCTATGGCGAGCTCTCCGCCCTCAATCCGCGCCTCGTCTATTGCGCCCTCACCGGCTTCGGGCAGGACGGGCCGCGCGCGAAGGAAGCCGGGCACGACATCACCTATCTGGCACTCTCCGGCGTGCTCGGGAGCATGGGGCCGAAGGACGGGCCGCCCGAGGCGCCGCTGAACCTCGTGGCCGATTTCGCCGGCGGCAGCCTGGTCGCCGCCATCGGCATCCTCGCGGCGGTGGTGGAGGCGAAGGCATCCGGCCGGGGCCAGTTCATCGATGCGGCGATGATGGACGGCGCCCTCTCCCTCATGGCCATGCACCTGCCGCTCTGGCGCACTCCGCACTGGCCGGCGCGCGGCGACGGCCTGCTCGGCGGCGGGGCGCCCTTCTATCGCACCTATGCCTGCGCCGACGGCGGCTACATGGCGGTGGGAGCGCTGGAGCGCGGTTTCTTCGAGACCCTGTGGCGCACCCTCGGCCTCGGTGACGCGCCGGACCACATGCGGCGCGACCTGTGGCCCCACATCGAGCAGACACTCGCGCGGACGTTCGCCGCCCGCACCCGCGCCCACTGGACGGACGTGTTCGCCGGCACCGACGCCTGCGTCGCGCCCGTCCTTGCGCCGGACGAGGTCTGGGACGAGCCCCACGTGGCCGCCCGCCATCCCGGCTGCGGACCCGAGCGGGTCCCGGCGGTGCCGCGCCTGTCACGGACGCCGGCGCTCGCGGGGCCCCTCGACCTCACCGACCGCACCATCGAAGTGCTGCGCGAGATCGGGCTTTCGGACGAGGCCGCCCGCGCCGCCGCCGCGCCGGACGACGGCGAGGGCCGCTCGGGCCTCGCCTGGCCGCCGGAGCTGCGCTGA
- a CDS encoding acyl-CoA dehydrogenase family protein, whose protein sequence is MILTETQVEIREAVRAFAQERLAPGAAARDREHRFPKDELKEMGALGFLGMLVPEGLGGSQTDLVSYALALEEIAAADGACSTIVAVHSSVGCMPIVKFGTKDQKERFLPKLASGDWIGGFALTEPQAGSDAANLKTRARRDGDGYILSGAKQFITSGKNGDVIIVFAVTDPDAGKKGISAFIVPTDTPGYEVVRVEDKLGQHASDTCQLAFNDMRLPADLRLGAEGEGLKIALSNLEGGRIGIASQCVGMARAAFEAARTYARERVTFGKPIVEHQAVAFRLADMATKIEVARQMVLHAASLREAGLPCLTEASMAKLFASEIAEQVCSAAIQTHGGYGYLADFPVERIYRDVRVCQIYEGTSDVQRIVIARGL, encoded by the coding sequence ATGATCCTCACCGAGACCCAGGTCGAGATCCGCGAGGCGGTGCGGGCCTTCGCGCAGGAGCGGCTCGCCCCCGGCGCCGCGGCGCGTGACCGGGAGCACCGCTTCCCGAAGGACGAGCTGAAGGAGATGGGCGCCCTCGGCTTCCTCGGCATGCTGGTGCCGGAAGGCCTCGGCGGGTCGCAGACCGACCTCGTCTCCTATGCCCTGGCCCTGGAGGAGATCGCGGCGGCGGACGGGGCCTGCTCCACCATCGTCGCCGTCCATTCCTCCGTGGGCTGCATGCCGATCGTGAAGTTCGGGACGAAGGACCAGAAAGAACGCTTCCTGCCGAAGCTCGCCTCCGGCGATTGGATCGGCGGCTTCGCCCTCACCGAACCGCAGGCCGGCTCGGACGCCGCCAACCTGAAGACCCGCGCCCGGCGCGACGGCGACGGCTACATCCTCTCCGGCGCCAAGCAGTTCATCACCTCGGGCAAGAACGGCGATGTCATCATCGTCTTCGCCGTGACCGATCCGGACGCGGGCAAGAAGGGAATTTCCGCCTTCATCGTGCCCACCGACACGCCCGGCTACGAGGTGGTGCGCGTGGAGGACAAGCTCGGCCAGCATGCCTCCGACACCTGCCAGCTCGCCTTCAACGACATGCGCCTGCCCGCCGACCTGCGCCTCGGCGCCGAGGGCGAGGGGCTGAAGATCGCGCTCTCCAACCTGGAGGGCGGGCGCATCGGCATCGCCTCCCAGTGCGTCGGCATGGCGCGTGCGGCATTCGAAGCGGCGCGGACCTATGCCCGCGAGCGCGTCACCTTCGGCAAGCCCATCGTCGAGCACCAGGCCGTCGCCTTCCGCCTCGCCGACATGGCCACGAAGATCGAGGTGGCCCGGCAGATGGTGCTGCACGCGGCATCCCTGCGGGAAGCGGGCCTGCCCTGCCTCACCGAGGCCTCCATGGCCAAGCTCTTCGCCTCCGAGATCGCCGAGCAGGTGTGCTCCGCCGCCATCCAGACCCATGGCGGCTACGGCTACCTCGCCGACTTCCCGGTGGAGCGCATCTACCGCGACGTGCGCGTGTGCCAGATCTACGAGGGCACCAGCGACGTGCAGCGCATCGTCATCGCCCGGGGGCTGTGA
- a CDS encoding acetyl-CoA C-acyltransferase, producing the protein MPQLSEDPVVIVGAARTPMGGFQGDFKDVTAPTLGAAAIGAALARAGLAPDQVDEVVFGCVLPAGLGQAPARQAALGAWLPLSTGATTVNKMCGSGMKAAMFAHDLLLAGSADVAVAGGMESMSNAPYLLDRARGGYRMGHGKVIDHMFYDGLEDAYEKGRLMGTFAEDCAQAYQFTREAQDAFAIASLEKAQKAMAGGGFDAEIVPVTVKAGKAERVVSADEQPPKAKLDKIPTLKPAFREGGTVTAANSSSISDGAAALVLMRRSQAEKRGLVPLAVVVGHATHAQAPNLFTTAPIGAIRKLSERTGWAMADVDLFEINEAFAVVPMAAIRDLALPEDKVNVHGGACALGHPIGASGARVMVTLLAALQTYGLRRGIASLCIGGGEATAVAIERLG; encoded by the coding sequence ATGCCGCAGCTCTCTGAAGATCCCGTCGTCATCGTCGGCGCCGCCCGCACGCCCATGGGCGGCTTCCAGGGCGACTTCAAGGATGTGACCGCCCCGACCCTCGGCGCCGCCGCCATCGGCGCCGCCCTCGCCCGCGCCGGCCTCGCGCCGGACCAGGTGGACGAGGTGGTGTTCGGCTGCGTTCTGCCCGCCGGGCTCGGCCAGGCTCCGGCGCGCCAGGCGGCGCTGGGCGCGTGGCTGCCCCTGTCCACGGGGGCGACCACCGTCAACAAGATGTGTGGCTCCGGCATGAAGGCGGCCATGTTCGCCCATGACCTGCTGCTGGCCGGGTCCGCCGACGTGGCGGTGGCGGGCGGCATGGAGAGCATGAGCAATGCCCCCTACCTCCTCGACCGCGCCCGCGGCGGCTACCGCATGGGCCACGGCAAGGTCATCGACCACATGTTCTATGACGGGCTGGAGGACGCCTACGAGAAGGGCCGCCTCATGGGCACCTTCGCCGAGGACTGCGCGCAGGCCTACCAGTTCACCCGCGAGGCGCAGGACGCCTTCGCCATCGCCTCGCTGGAGAAGGCGCAGAAGGCCATGGCCGGGGGCGGCTTCGACGCGGAGATCGTCCCGGTCACGGTGAAGGCTGGAAAGGCCGAGCGGGTGGTTTCCGCCGACGAGCAGCCGCCCAAGGCGAAGCTCGACAAGATCCCCACCCTGAAGCCGGCCTTCCGCGAGGGTGGCACGGTGACCGCCGCCAATTCCTCCTCCATCTCGGACGGGGCGGCGGCGCTGGTGCTGATGCGCCGGTCGCAGGCGGAGAAGCGCGGCCTCGTCCCGCTCGCCGTCGTCGTCGGCCATGCGACCCACGCCCAGGCCCCCAACCTCTTCACCACCGCCCCCATCGGCGCCATCCGGAAGCTCTCCGAGCGGACCGGATGGGCGATGGCGGACGTGGACCTGTTCGAGATCAACGAGGCGTTCGCCGTGGTGCCCATGGCGGCCATCCGCGACCTGGCGCTGCCCGAGGACAAGGTGAACGTGCACGGCGGCGCCTGCGCGCTCGGCCATCCCATCGGCGCCTCCGGCGCGCGGGTGATGGTGACGCTGCTGGCGGCGCTTCAGACATACGGCCTCAGGCGCGGCATCGCCTCGCTCTGCATCGGCGGCGGCGAGGCCACCGCCGTGGCCATCGAGCGGCTGGGGTGA
- a CDS encoding 3-hydroxyacyl-CoA dehydrogenase, with the protein MKMDGRVFLVTGAGSGLGAAVTRMLVAEGAKVVGVDINAAAGAAIVAELGDAVRFQKADVTSEADGIAAVALAKAAFGHLHGLVNCAGVAPGEKVVGRDGPHQLESFARAVGVNLVGTFNMLRLAADAIAKEEPDADGERGVIINTASVAAFDGQIGQAAYAASKGGVAALTLPVARELARFGIRVVTIAPGIFETPMMAGLPQEVQDSLGKTVPFPPRLGRPAEYAALVKHICENTMLNGEVIRLDGALRMAPR; encoded by the coding sequence ATGAAGATGGACGGCCGAGTATTCCTGGTTACCGGCGCCGGCTCCGGGCTCGGCGCCGCCGTCACCCGCATGCTGGTGGCGGAAGGCGCCAAGGTGGTGGGCGTGGACATCAACGCGGCGGCCGGCGCCGCCATCGTCGCGGAACTGGGCGATGCGGTGCGCTTCCAGAAGGCCGACGTCACCAGCGAGGCCGACGGCATCGCCGCGGTGGCGCTGGCGAAGGCGGCCTTCGGCCACCTCCATGGCCTGGTGAACTGCGCCGGCGTCGCCCCCGGCGAGAAGGTGGTGGGACGGGACGGGCCGCACCAGCTGGAGAGCTTCGCCCGGGCGGTCGGCGTCAACCTCGTTGGCACCTTCAACATGCTGCGCCTCGCGGCCGACGCCATCGCGAAGGAAGAGCCGGACGCGGACGGCGAGCGCGGCGTCATCATCAACACCGCCTCCGTCGCCGCCTTTGACGGGCAGATCGGCCAGGCCGCCTACGCCGCATCCAAGGGTGGCGTCGCCGCCCTCACCTTGCCGGTGGCGCGGGAGCTGGCGCGATTCGGCATCCGGGTCGTCACCATCGCGCCCGGCATCTTCGAGACGCCGATGATGGCGGGGCTGCCGCAGGAGGTTCAGGACTCCCTCGGCAAGACCGTGCCGTTCCCGCCCCGGCTCGGCCGGCCGGCGGAATATGCCGCCCTCGTCAAGCACATCTGCGAGAACACCATGCTCAACGGCGAGGTGATCCGCCTCGACGGCGCCCTGCGCATGGCCCCCCGCTGA
- a CDS encoding AraC family transcriptional regulator yields the protein MERRMISACFVGDALECLAARGIDPAAVLARAGLSAPVTGSVSAEQYGALWTAAAQALDDEFFGLGARPMRCGSFTLLCHALMGAPTLERALGRALRFLRVVLDDPIGRLDVADGLASIVLNDKGAARSAFAYRTYWIIVHGITCWLVGRRIPLRHVDFRCGPPEHGADYRLFFGAPVRFHAPESRLAFDATFLTLPAARSERALRDFLRGAPANILVRYRHDAGLAARVKTRLRHMSAPSWPTFEDLARQLRLPASTLRRRLADEGQTYRDIKDELRRMKAQELLQHSRRPVGEIAAELGFSEPSAFHRAFRKWTAQSPGAYRRAGGGD from the coding sequence ATGGAACGGCGCATGATCTCGGCCTGTTTCGTGGGCGACGCCCTGGAATGCCTGGCCGCGCGCGGCATCGACCCGGCGGCGGTGCTTGCCCGCGCCGGACTGTCCGCTCCGGTCACCGGCTCGGTCTCGGCGGAGCAGTACGGCGCCCTGTGGACGGCGGCGGCGCAGGCGCTCGACGACGAGTTCTTCGGCCTCGGCGCGCGGCCCATGCGTTGCGGCAGCTTCACCTTGTTGTGCCACGCCCTCATGGGGGCGCCGACGCTGGAGCGGGCGCTGGGCCGGGCGCTGCGCTTCCTGCGCGTGGTGCTCGACGACCCCATCGGCCGGCTCGACGTGGCCGACGGCCTTGCCTCGATCGTCCTCAACGACAAGGGGGCGGCGCGCTCCGCCTTCGCCTATCGCACCTACTGGATCATCGTGCACGGCATCACCTGCTGGCTGGTGGGGCGGCGCATCCCGCTCCGGCATGTGGATTTCCGCTGCGGTCCCCCCGAGCACGGCGCCGACTACCGCCTGTTCTTCGGCGCGCCGGTGCGCTTCCATGCCCCGGAGAGCCGTCTGGCCTTCGACGCCACCTTCCTCACCCTGCCTGCCGCCCGCAGCGAGCGGGCCTTGCGGGATTTTCTCAGGGGCGCCCCAGCGAACATCCTGGTGCGCTACCGCCACGACGCCGGCCTCGCGGCGCGGGTGAAGACGCGGCTGCGCCACATGTCGGCCCCGTCCTGGCCCACCTTCGAGGACCTCGCCCGGCAATTACGCCTGCCGGCCTCGACCCTGCGCCGGCGGCTCGCCGACGAAGGCCAGACCTATCGCGACATCAAGGACGAACTGCGCCGCATGAAGGCGCAGGAACTGTTGCAGCACAGCCGGCGCCCGGTGGGGGAGATCGCGGCGGAACTCGGCTTCTCCGAGCCCAGCGCCTTCCACCGCGCCTTCCGCAAATGGACCGCGCAGAGCCCCGGCGCCTATCGCCGCGCCGGGGGCGGGGACTGA
- a CDS encoding phosphatidylserine decarboxylase, protein MSIVASIRKTLVPIHREGYPFIAIAAVITLGLLMFSTFLGMIGVGLTIWTALFFRDPPRVTPVREGLVVAPADGRISQVGLAKPPRELDLSDAPLLRISIFMNVFNVHVNRAPVTGRIERVAYKPGIFLNADLDKASEDNERNGLVLSTPFCRVGCVQIAGLIARRIVSFVREGESIGAGERFGLIRFGSRVDVYLPVGTRVQVSEGQLTVAGETVLCDLSQPQPRETAYRVS, encoded by the coding sequence TTGTCCATTGTCGCCAGCATCCGCAAGACGCTTGTTCCCATCCACCGGGAGGGCTACCCCTTCATCGCCATCGCGGCGGTGATCACGCTGGGGCTGCTGATGTTCTCCACCTTCCTCGGCATGATCGGGGTGGGGCTGACCATCTGGACCGCCCTGTTCTTCCGCGATCCGCCGCGGGTGACGCCGGTGCGCGAGGGCCTGGTGGTGGCGCCGGCGGACGGCCGCATCTCGCAGGTGGGGCTGGCGAAGCCGCCGCGCGAGCTCGACCTCTCCGACGCGCCGCTGCTGCGCATCTCCATCTTCATGAACGTGTTCAACGTGCATGTGAACCGCGCCCCGGTGACCGGCCGCATCGAGCGCGTCGCCTACAAGCCCGGCATCTTCCTCAACGCCGACCTCGACAAGGCGAGCGAGGACAACGAGCGCAACGGGCTCGTGCTCTCCACGCCGTTCTGCCGCGTCGGCTGCGTGCAGATCGCCGGGCTCATCGCGCGGCGCATCGTCTCCTTCGTGCGGGAGGGGGAATCCATCGGCGCCGGCGAGCGGTTCGGCCTCATCCGCTTCGGGTCGCGGGTGGACGTCTATCTGCCGGTGGGCACGCGGGTCCAGGTGTCCGAAGGCCAGCTCACGGTGGCGGGGGAGACGGTTCTGTGCGATCTCTCCCAGCCCCAGCCGCGTGAGACCGCCTATCGGGTGAGCTGA
- a CDS encoding ABC transporter substrate-binding protein, whose product MNRREFMKSASVTAVASGTGVAAPAVFSSAQAQARNETLLIVSESGPNNLDIHGVGTNVPGYEANWNTYDRLITHEMTEKDGVRYYDRDKLKGELAEDMNIGDMSVTFKLKKNATFQDGSPVTAKDVKWSLDRAVSVGGFPTFQMKAGSLEKPEQFVVVDDHTVRVDFLRKDRLTIPDLAVIVPCVINSGLVQKNATEKDPWGLEYTKQNTAGSGAYRVTKWTPGTEVIFERFDDWKGGPLPKIKRVIWRMVPSAGNRRALLERGDADISYDLPNKDFVELKQSGKLNIVSVPYSNGVQYIGMNVKNPPFDNLKVRQAIAYAIPYQKIMDAALFGLAKPMFGAPADTQTQVAWPQPTKFVTDLAKAKQLLAEAGYPDGLETTLSFDLGFAGVNEPLCVLLQENLAQIGIKTTINKIPGANWRTELTKKVLPLYTNVFSGWLDYPEYFFFWCYHGNNSIFNTMSYQSQAMDAFIDAARTAAATGDKAAYDSNVKGMVDLAFADVPRIPLYQPYVNVAMQKNITGYEYWFHRRLDYRAFQKG is encoded by the coding sequence ATGAACCGCCGCGAATTCATGAAATCCGCATCCGTCACCGCCGTCGCATCGGGGACGGGCGTTGCCGCCCCGGCGGTGTTTTCCTCGGCGCAGGCGCAGGCGCGCAACGAAACCCTTCTGATCGTTTCCGAAAGCGGCCCCAACAACCTCGACATCCACGGCGTGGGCACCAACGTTCCCGGCTACGAGGCCAACTGGAACACCTATGACCGGCTCATCACCCACGAGATGACCGAGAAGGACGGGGTGCGCTACTACGACCGCGACAAGCTGAAGGGCGAGCTGGCGGAGGACATGAACATCGGTGACATGTCCGTCACCTTCAAGCTGAAGAAGAACGCCACCTTCCAGGACGGCTCGCCGGTCACGGCGAAGGACGTGAAGTGGTCGCTCGACCGGGCGGTGTCGGTGGGCGGCTTCCCGACCTTCCAGATGAAGGCCGGCTCGCTGGAGAAGCCGGAACAGTTCGTGGTGGTGGACGACCACACCGTGCGCGTGGATTTCCTGCGCAAGGACCGCCTCACCATCCCCGACCTCGCGGTGATCGTGCCCTGCGTGATCAATTCCGGGCTGGTGCAGAAGAACGCCACCGAGAAGGACCCCTGGGGCCTCGAATACACCAAGCAGAACACCGCCGGCTCCGGCGCCTACCGCGTCACCAAGTGGACCCCGGGCACGGAAGTCATCTTCGAGCGCTTCGACGACTGGAAGGGCGGGCCGCTGCCCAAGATCAAGCGCGTCATCTGGCGCATGGTGCCCTCCGCCGGCAATCGCCGGGCGCTGCTGGAGCGCGGCGACGCCGATATCTCCTACGACCTGCCCAACAAGGACTTCGTCGAGCTGAAGCAGTCGGGCAAGCTCAACATCGTGTCGGTGCCGTATTCCAACGGCGTGCAGTATATCGGCATGAACGTGAAGAATCCGCCCTTCGATAACCTGAAGGTGCGCCAGGCCATCGCCTACGCCATTCCCTACCAGAAGATCATGGACGCCGCCCTGTTCGGCCTCGCCAAGCCCATGTTCGGCGCCCCGGCGGATACCCAGACCCAGGTGGCGTGGCCGCAGCCCACCAAGTTCGTCACCGACCTCGCCAAGGCCAAGCAGCTGCTCGCCGAGGCGGGCTATCCGGACGGGCTGGAGACCACCTTGTCCTTCGACCTCGGCTTTGCCGGCGTGAACGAGCCCCTGTGCGTGCTGCTGCAGGAGAACCTCGCGCAGATCGGCATCAAGACCACCATCAACAAGATCCCCGGCGCCAACTGGCGCACGGAGCTGACCAAGAAGGTGCTGCCGCTCTACACCAACGTGTTCTCGGGCTGGCTCGACTATCCCGAATACTTCTTCTTCTGGTGCTATCACGGCAACAATTCGATCTTCAACACCATGAGCTACCAGTCGCAGGCCATGGACGCCTTCATCGACGCGGCCCGCACCGCGGCGGCGACCGGCGACAAGGCGGCCTACGATTCCAACGTGAAGGGCATGGTGGACCTCGCCTTCGCCGACGTGCCGCGCATCCCGCTCTACCAGCCCTACGTCAACGTCGCGATGCAGAAGAACATCACCGGCTACGAATACTGGTTCCACCGCCGGCTGGACTATCGCGCCTTCCAGAAGGGGTGA
- a CDS encoding ABC transporter permease — translation MLKLIGSRLATAVPSLIGVVIVTFLLTRVLPGDTATYFAGPAATPQAIAEIRTKLGLDKSLPAQFVDYVSSLAKGDFGTSLSTGQPVGTEIAARLPASAELTLSGLILALAIAVPFGILAAVKQGSWVDHSCRIITTAGVSLPVFFTGLLLVYVFYFKLGWAPAPLGRLDVFFTAPPTVTGFYLIDSLIAGDLETFRAAAAQLAVPAVTLAIFALAPIARMTRASMLAVLSSEFVRTARAAGLTDATVIITYAFRNAMLPVVTTLGMVFSFLLGANVLVEKVFAWPGIGSYAVEALITSDYAPVQGFVLAMAILYVALNLLIDIAYGIIDPRARSEA, via the coding sequence ATGCTGAAGCTCATAGGCAGTCGCCTTGCCACCGCCGTGCCCAGCCTGATCGGCGTGGTGATCGTCACCTTCCTGCTGACTCGCGTCCTGCCCGGAGACACGGCCACCTATTTCGCCGGGCCCGCCGCGACGCCGCAGGCCATCGCCGAGATCCGCACCAAGCTCGGACTCGACAAGTCTCTGCCGGCGCAGTTCGTGGACTATGTGTCGTCGCTGGCGAAGGGCGATTTCGGCACCTCGCTCTCCACCGGCCAGCCGGTGGGAACCGAGATCGCAGCGCGCCTTCCGGCATCCGCCGAGCTCACGCTGTCCGGTCTCATCCTCGCGCTCGCCATCGCCGTGCCGTTCGGCATCCTGGCGGCGGTGAAGCAGGGATCGTGGGTGGACCATTCCTGCCGCATCATCACCACCGCCGGCGTCTCGCTGCCGGTGTTCTTCACCGGGCTGCTGCTGGTCTATGTCTTCTACTTCAAGCTGGGCTGGGCGCCGGCGCCGCTGGGGCGGCTCGACGTGTTCTTCACGGCGCCACCCACGGTCACCGGCTTCTACCTCATCGACAGCCTGATCGCCGGCGACCTGGAGACCTTCCGGGCCGCCGCCGCCCAGCTCGCGGTGCCGGCGGTCACCCTGGCCATCTTCGCGCTGGCCCCCATCGCCCGCATGACGCGCGCCTCCATGCTGGCGGTGCTCTCGTCCGAATTCGTCCGCACCGCCCGCGCCGCCGGGCTCACGGACGCCACGGTCATCATCACCTACGCCTTCCGCAACGCCATGCTGCCGGTGGTGACGACCCTCGGCATGGTGTTCTCCTTCCTGCTCGGCGCCAACGTTCTGGTGGAGAAGGTGTTCGCCTGGCCGGGCATCGGCTCCTACGCGGTCGAGGCGCTCATCACCTCCGACTACGCGCCGGTGCAGGGCTTCGTGCTCGCCATGGCCATCCTCTACGTGGCCCTCAACCTCCTCATCGACATCGCCTACGGCATCATCGACCCCCGCGCGCGGAGCGAAGCATGA
- a CDS encoding ABC transporter permease has translation MTLATAHTPDTPRGLAATLAHARYVISDNPVTGIAFGMFLVLVVCALLGPYIVPYDPLASDTLAALQPPSLAHWFGTDNLGRDIFSRVVVATRLDMAIAVFSVALVFAAGGIAGIASGFFGGWTDRIIGRISDTIMAFPLFVLAMGIVAALGNTVTNIVIATAIINFPLYVRVARSEAAIRRQAGFVQAARLTGNSEWRILLTTILPNIMPIMMVQMSLTMGYAILNAAGLSFIGLGVRPPTPEWGIMVAEGAAYIVSGEWWIALFPGLALMFAVFCFNLLGDGLRDIVDPQRRT, from the coding sequence ATGACCCTCGCCACGGCCCACACCCCGGACACGCCCCGCGGCCTCGCCGCCACCCTCGCCCACGCGCGCTACGTTATTTCCGACAACCCGGTCACCGGCATCGCCTTCGGCATGTTCCTGGTGCTGGTGGTGTGCGCGCTGCTGGGGCCGTACATCGTGCCCTACGACCCGCTCGCCAGCGATACGCTGGCCGCGCTGCAGCCTCCCTCGCTCGCCCACTGGTTCGGCACCGACAATCTGGGGCGGGACATCTTCTCCCGCGTGGTCGTGGCGACCCGGCTCGACATGGCCATCGCCGTGTTTTCGGTGGCGCTGGTGTTCGCGGCCGGCGGCATCGCCGGCATCGCCTCCGGCTTCTTCGGCGGGTGGACCGACCGCATCATCGGCCGCATCTCCGACACCATCATGGCCTTCCCGCTGTTCGTCTTGGCCATGGGCATCGTGGCGGCGCTGGGCAACACGGTGACCAACATCGTGATCGCCACCGCCATCATCAACTTCCCGCTCTATGTGCGGGTGGCGCGCTCGGAGGCGGCGATCCGCCGGCAGGCGGGGTTTGTGCAGGCGGCGCGGCTCACCGGAAATTCGGAATGGCGCATCCTGCTCACGACCATCCTGCCCAACATCATGCCCATCATGATGGTGCAGATGTCGCTGACCATGGGCTACGCCATCCTGAACGCGGCCGGCCTCAGCTTCATCGGCCTCGGCGTGCGCCCGCCCACCCCGGAATGGGGGATCATGGTGGCGGAAGGGGCGGCCTACATCGTCTCCGGCGAATGGTGGATCGCGCTGTTCCCTGGCCTCGCGCTCATGTTCGCGGTGTTCTGCTTCAACCTCCTGGGTGACGGTCTGCGCGACATCGTCGATCCCCAGCGTCGCACCTGA